AGTGCAAACTTTCAaagattcaaaacaaaatcaacTTTCACTGAACCATTTAAAGGTATGTCATGCTATTTACATACCAGGCATCAATTTCCTACCCTCAGCTGTTCTGGTATTATAGCTGTTAAAAGTTACTAGTGTTTAGTTTATTATGGGGGAATTGCGGGGTTTTATTCACCAATGGCTTAGTTCTTGCTTGGATTTTAAAAAGCTCACCTTTGGGCAGATGCATCTAGAAAATTTTGATCTCAAAGATCACTTTCACAAAActttaaatacagtaactcctcacttaacattgtagttatgttcctgaaaaaagctactttaagtgaaatgatgttaagtgaatccagtttccccataagaattaatgtaaatgaagagggaaaactttttcaccagACAGAAgactatatatacatacacagtgtaagttttaaacaGTACTATACACAgtagtgatgattgtgaagcttggttgaggtagtgaagtcagagggtgggatgtttcccagggaatgccttgctgctaaatgatgaactcgGCTGAgcccctcaagggttaacacgtggTTAAGGTAgcccaggagtcagcaacctttcagaagtggtgtgccaagtcttcatttattcactctaatttaaggtttcgtgtgccagtaatacattttaatgtttttagaaggtctctttctataagtctataatatataactaaactattgttgtatgtaaagtaaacaaggtttttaaaatgtttaagaagcttcatttaaattaaaatgcagagccccccagactagtggccaggacagtgtgagtgccactgaaaatcagcttgcgttgccgcctttggcacatgtgccataggttgcctacccctgatgtagcCTCACATTCTGCAAGGCAGcttgaatggagggaggggagacagcatggcagagagaaacagactgtgtgtgtgtgtgtgagagagagagagacagagacagacagacatatgTTGACCCCACTCTACATACATTGCCTTTTAAGTAggtcagcaagttgagacagcagctgctgcgaGCAAGCTCCCTGTGTTCTGAGCCCTGTCATATGTCCCtcctgtggagatggggtaaaggggcgggggggacaccctgacattagcacacCCTCCAATCCCCCTTGCACTGCATGCAGGagttcccaggagcagctccaaagccaagggcaggagcagcacatggcaatgaggggagggacagctcagctgcctagcaattgatagcctgctgggggACTGACACAGGGAACTTTGGGGTGCAGCCAGTCCACCCtgcttccaagcccccaccagctagctccaactggctgctctttctgcaagcagtggacaaagcaggcagctgcgaAACAACGTTGTAAGgaagcattgcgcaactttaaacaaacgttctctaattgatcagcagtgaaacaatgttaaccaagATGACTTTAAGTTAGGAGTTACTGTAAGTGAAAACAAAGTTAGAATGGAAATGCAGTCTTAACTATAATGGGAGCAGCAGTTACTACTATAAGTATGGAGAAAAGGTCAGCTGGGTTTAGTTGAGCTTGAATGAGTAGGATAGATTCATATGTGGTTGGGAGGGATTTTTAACAACCAGAAGATAATTGAAGAAGAGGGGAAACTTCAATGTTTGAGAGAGTGTTAACATCTGATAAGTAAATGCTAGTTAAGAAATTCTCTCCCAATTGGATTTAAGATTTCCCCCccattgtttaatatttaaacacaAACTTTAATTTCTGCTGGTTCTGACAAGATTCTTAGTTGATACTCATAGCAAGCCACCAAATTGTGTTCTTACTGGGAACCAAGTTCTTACCCTATTTGCAGTATTGTTATCTAAGTACAATTCGTCCTGAAGTAGAAACCTGCTTTCTAGGGAACTAATCCTGAAACTGTCAAAGGTAATGGATCCATGCTTATGTGGCTGCctttatattctgtttttttttatcttgagTAAATCAGGTAAATTCACACTGTCCCCTCTTGTCCAGTCTGCAGTCTGATTAATGTGAAAATAACACAGATCAAGAACACCTCTAAACATAAATCACTAGCATGGTcttatgtgatttatttttaattcttagGCATTTTAATTTACATAGTTGACTCTACAGCTTTAGTTAGCATTTCTAACAGATTTACTAGAAAGCTCCCTTGTGAAAAGTAATTTGGGGAGGTCCCAGTATATTTGGAATATCTTATGTGGCTTTTATCAGTCGCTGTCTGGAGCAAGAACGCACCGGGTATTCTGGTGATATTGGACATTTGTGCCAGTCTTGAGATTATCATCCACTTTAGTTATAATATTTGGCCACTACTTTACTTTTACATATTCGTGGTAGCAGGGGGTCTCACTTTCAGTATACACTGTTCCGAATGTAACTTCTAGACTTCAAAGTCATCTGCTATCATAGTGGCTTTCATCTAAGGAGCTCAAAGTGCTCATTGGTTAAAGAAGACTTCCATGCACTTGTATAGTGACTTAAGAGAGAATGATATCCATTTTATAGAGGAGAAATTCAAGCACAAGAAGTGGCTTGTCCAAAGTGgtactggggggggcggggagggaaatGCAGGAGATTTAACTTCCAACAGCTAGAACACAGTCCTTCATACACACCACttgagagaatatttttttcaatcagCTACACAAATCAAGCATTGTTACATCAGTGGAGAATGGGGAGGAGCAAAACCAGTAGTAAATCACTAACCTTTTCAAAATATTCTGCCCCAAGGGTTTCTAGGCTTCATTAAAATTTTCCTTAGCATTAGGGCAACTGTGAATTGTAATGTTACTTTAGTCTTCAAGGATTTTTTAAAGCACATGCCTGTAAGTAAAGGGATTTTTGGTCCTCCATAAAAAACTTGCTATATATGTTTAATTAAGCCATTATTTTAGCAAATTGGCAATAATTTAAAATTTGATCATATCTTTCTCTTgaataaacaggaaatgaaggaTCAGATGTCAAATTCATCTGTGCAGGCACTGTctgaaagaaaaaacaggaagGTGAGAACCAATAGACTGCTGGCTAAAGTGGACACAAGAATCCTTCGAGATGGTTGATAACTCCTTATAGTTCAAGTATAGTAGCTGCTGACTTAAGCTACATGTTAGATGAAAGTACACTGACTTGGCTAAGGGGCTCATGTACCTTAAGGTAGAGTACATTggtattaaacaaaataaatgtcagtttcaaCACCTGACTGCCAGTATGCATCTTGTTATCCTGTTTCCACTAGAAGCTTtgtttacaaaaaacaaatatcTGTCTTAAACGAGAAGAGCGTCCATTTAGCGGCCTGTGATCTTTTTGTGGCTAGTAATCAGTGAAAACACATTCTTGCTCTGGTTGTTTTCCAAACCTTTCACACAAGGTAATAAGTTACTAAGTGTTTTTTGCCTCAGACTGCTTATACACCATCCAGTCTTGCATTGCTcctaggagggaaaaaaatatccCCATTTCTCAGTGGAGGAATCTGAAGCCAGAGATGTTGAGTCTTTGATCTAGGACTGTAATTCTAGCATTCATGGCTTCTAATCCTATGTTTAGCAATATTTATTTGACTGTGTAAACATAGCAAAGCCTCATTCTAAGAAGAGTCAGGAAAGAGTTGGTGTAAAGGATGTGGTCAAAGTACATGCCTGTAAGTGAAGGGCTTTTTGGTCCTCCATAAAACTTGCTATGTAAGTTATGACAGCAGTGACCAGTAGCAAGTCACCACTGAGATATTAGCATCATGCGTAAGTGAGTTCTCTTGAATGCTGCCTTATTAGAAAAAGTTCTTTGACAATCTGGAATATAGGTATAAAGTTGCAAGTTCACTTAACTCTCATACCATGTTAAATAACACTAGGATTGCCATCCCTGAACCAGGAAGTCCTAGCCAGAACTAATTTCTTAGTCACTGGAGAGAACCAGCAATGTACTCAACCTTTTTGGGGACACTGTTTATTCTCTGTTGGCTTACTGCTTGTCTTCTGTTTTTCCCCTTCCCTGACCTTCTGTTCCATGCTCACACATTATCTGCCATCTGTTAACCTTCTTTCAGTGCCtggtcctcttctctctcctgacCAAGTAGGTCCAACTGTTCTCAGTGCACTTTTCTTCATATTTGTTccttctctccagctgcccagttgcAGCAGTCACAGAACTGGGTGACCCCAACATTCCATCCATTCTCCTGTTTAAGGGCCAGCAACTACAGCAATCTCCTGCTGGAATAGGAATAGAGATGGAACGAAAGTGACTTGTATATACTCTGTTTTGAGTAACATGGGGTACTACTTAATTGTCTTTCCTGCTTCCATTTGGAATTTGGGTTTAGGTGAGGTGACATGACCATATATGGAGTATCTTACTGATTAAATTCTCCTGTTTGTATGTATACAGGCACTGCTGGGAGAAAGTGGAGGTCAGAGTTGGAGCTCTGGATCAGATAGATATGGTGTTTTGGATCGAGAGCTACAGTTAGCCAATTCACACTTCATTGAGGAGCAACAGGCTCAGCAGCAGGTATAGTAGacacaccccacccatgtacctatccgctccaccaatactgacttggactccttattcattccatgagTGGCAAACCCGAGCCCACTtgttcactgacactttaaaaacccttgcacTCCAATCTGAGTCTATGCCGGTTTTATgggatatgtatgtatcttttcatccttgcaaacggtatctgtaaccccccataacccaagcctgagtccagatgtacagtaccttccctctcaacctgtgtatatttcatttcaaacttttactttaataaaatttcctGCATGATAGTGCACGTGGATCCCTTGCTAATGGCTGTGTAAGGAGATGGTGGTACTGGCAGTAATAGCCTAAAGTCTTCAAACATCCAGTACACATTAAGCCATGAGCCATCTTCTGTGCTCAATATGAGAGCCCATTTGTTTTCAATGTTGGTTGCCTACATACCTgttgtaggcacctaaatattgaCTGTTGTGCTTAAGGTGATCTTAGTGTGTAAGTTTTGGCACACAAACCTTAAAGTTTAGGCTTGGCTGTATAGGCTTGTGTGGAAGGCAACCAAAAGATGTATCCCATCTGGAAGCTGCCACATGCTGATGAAATCCTTTGTGAAGCATAGAAACATAAGGGGGTGGGTAGAATACCTGATTCTGCCAGATTCCTCCATTCCAGTTCAAAAAATGATTCTTCTTTTACATGTATCTGGAATAAAAGTTCATTTAGGGCTGATGCATTAAATACTCCCCTTGATATTGCTGCACTGACTTTTCTTtatctctcaaaaaaaaaaaaaaaaaaacagatgcatTTATTCCACCCCAACTGGACCCTTCACTGTAAAATTTATGTGCAAAATTATAATGCTGACTTGTATTAAATTGATCTGTAATGAAGCCTCTTGTTTTTTAATATGTGCTTTTAGCTTCTACTGCATTAGGACTTTttgtgggaggaagagggagagcgGAGATGAATTTTCCATTTTCCCCTAAAGACAGCTTGGCTTAGGTTCATTCTGATCACCTATAGTAAGAAGACTTAATGTCAGAGACCCTCCACTGAGACTGGCTATTGATGCTGAGAATTCACACATGGGCATGGACAATTTCAGCTTCTCCTCTGAGAGCAGGTGCCACTGAACTGAAATGTTCTTTGAGTTAGTGAGGCCCCATCACCTTATCTGAGCACTGTGATTGACTGCAGTAAAGATTAGGACCAGACTCTTGAATTAGGTGAGGAGCCAGCGTGGAATACAAACCACTAGTATTATGGGCTCTGCCTGCTTAAGATAGGCTAATCAAGATGGATGTAACAGCGTACACTTCTAAGGTGATGTAACCGTTACAGCTAAGTAAAATAAGATAAGTTAGCTCTATAAGCTAATGTCTACTACTTTGTGCTTTTGACCATACATTTatgatttaatagaaaaatcaatcATCAGCACTGCTAGGAACCATTGTAGGGTAGCTTACTTTGACTGCTGCAAGCCCATTTGAAGAGTTGTGTGGACAGCACCTAAGTTTATATGTAGCTGTCCACACAAGCATAGGTTCTTGGAAGAAATGAAGTGAGGTATTGGTAACGTTCTCCACAAAGTATCTCTAAACAGACTTTTCAGATCTTTAAGTGATTGAATAATCCCAACTACGTACTGACCTTGTAAAGGGCAGCTGATAGATCTTTAAAGTGTGTTTGTGCACCAAAGTAAAATGGTATAGTCTTACTGAACAACTGTTTCTTTAGTGTATTCAGAGCAGAGCTGGCAATTCCCTAGGAGAAACTTAAGGCAGTATTTACCAGCACCCTGTCCTAAAGTGTCCAGGAAGTTCAGCAGCCATAAGGCAAATCTTTTCAATTTGGGAATACATCTATTCAAAACAGGAATATCCACAATATCAAAGTTGGTCTGCTGCTACAGAATGCTGCATGACTTAATGGACCTGGACTGGTAGTCTGCAGCTCTATCACTTCTGATTGCTCAGTGCTTCAAGCCTGCCACTCTGCATTCTTGTTACTTTCATATCATTGAATGTTTTCAACAtgtcatttcagttttcagtattacaTAGCTTTCTTGAGAAAATATCAAATCAAAATGTATACAGATATTCCAGTGTTCAGTAGCATAATTACATTAATCAcagccattttatttatttgtaaagccCTAAATCTGCCTTAAGTAACCACAACTTGAATATGTAACTAAAATTAAGTGTAACGTGTGCCTTaatgaaagtttttaaaatagaaaatgccttAAACTAGGACTAACTAATGTTGCCCAGTACAGTAAAACACACCTTTGGTAAATACCTTGCCATTCCTGAGTCAGTCATATCCAATCATTTTAGTGACTAGTTTTGTACTTATGTTAACTCTTAGCTATGCCGACTCTGCAATGCGATCGGGATTCTGTTCCATCGTATGCATCATCAGAATTGCTACTAAATTCCAGTCTCTTCCACCCATTAAAGGTAATGGGATTGCACAAATATGACATCAGGTCTGCAGTAGCCTGCAGAACTGTTCTACTGCTGATATGCAAGATGGCAAGAACTCATCTTGATTCAAAGCCCGCATTGAATTTGCAAGGCTGATAAGGAACAATTCCATTTTACTTGTCAAGTGAACACTTGATAAGGAATTACTGGGACAAATGTGGAACCCAGTCATGCTGCTTTGACAGTCATTCTTCAGGATTGACCAACACTAAGCATTCCTCTGAATTACAGGACTAGTCACTAGAAGTTCAAGCCTATTTCTAAACTCTGCTTGCTGCCCTGCCAGTTTGGACAGGCATGTGTCAGAGCATTCGACTCTGAACCAGTTGTAACTATATGTTGGATTTTAATTGCttgtttcccttctctctggCACCAGTTGATTGTGGAGCAGCAGGATGAGCAATTGGAACTGGTCTCTGGCAGCATTGGGGTGCTGAAGAACATGTCTCAGCGCATTGGTGGggagctggaggaacaagcagtgtgagtgctgaGAAACAAACTCCAAGCTGTAGGAGTTCTCAGGAATAAGACATGGGGAAGGGCTGGTGATAACACTACAGTGTAACTGTTGGTGCTCCTGTGCCCAGAAGGGACAAGAGCTATATATTATTGGCTGACTGGGGCTTCGAAATAATATTGTCAGCCTGGTTAGTGACACAGAGGAGATCCCAAATGCTATTCAATTATAGCTGAAAAGTTCTGCCCACACAAAGGATTAAAAGGTAGCTCACAGCTGCAGTTTTCATCcatacatttatatataaactaGATTTCTCCTTTCCAAGTATGTATTCTCTAATCAAATAGTATATCTGGAGTTTCCAGTGACATGGATCGCAGTTTTATTTTCAATAAGACTAGTGGTTCTCAGTAACAGTTAATATAGGTATGAAACTTTAAACACATCTTTTGTGTAACTCTGCGGAGTCTGTACTCCCAGACCACAAATTAACACAGTGGTTCAAGAACTGTAGTGATAACATCATAGGTAACTACATACTAgtaaacaaagcaaagcaataagaacataagagtggccatactgtgtcagaccaaaggtccatctagcccagtatcctattttCCAACaatgggcaatgccaggtgccctagagagaatgaacagaacaggcagtcattgagtgatccatcccctgttggctTGTGttctgttagagagagagagagagagatttgcggGGTGGGGAGAACAGAACAAATGGAATGGGAAGGCACAACAAACAATAGAAAacggtgggagacagggagagaagaAAATCCTTTTAAAAGCAAAGCAACTGGTCAAGGAAGCTTTAAAACCTTACCTATTCAAGAATAAGTGATAAGTTTATCCTGGTTGTACTTCTCTCTCAAAATGGATTCTTGACAGTGATGAAACAGCTCCGGACAGGTTTTAGTAACTTTCCTACAGCATTTAAAACCAGAATGGTAGGATATTTAACAGCAATTCCAAATCACATTCCCTTATGATACATAATTAAGTCCTCCATGTAAGCGACAAAGCTTTTAACAATGTGACATTTTGGACCTTAAATGGTTTTAAGCCTTAACATGTTTTGCTAAGTTTGGATCAAATGTTTATCATCTACTGCTCACCTTGCAGAGATCACCAGAGCTGGCTTATGTACTGACTTCACACATCAGGGAAAGCCCTTTGAAAATTAGTCCAAATGAGTTCTTTTGCCACCAGAGTAAAACTGCTGGTTGAGCAAATTTTTGTTTTGACACTATCAAATAAGACCCTAAAATGTGTTTTTGTACTTTGCCTGGGGATTGGGTTATTTTTTGTAGGCGTGTGATAGTCTTGTGTGTGTAGTGAAGTCCTTGAGATACATCACTAACTAATCAGTACAAGTTGCTTAGGTTGTTTACCTGACACAGCTCGCCTCTTCTTTGTCCCCAGGATGTTGGATGACTTCTCTCATGAGTTAGACAACACTCAGTCACGTCTTGATAATGTTATGAAGAAGCTTGCAAAAGTGTCCCACATGACCAGTGGTAGGTGGCGGAAAATGGGTTCTGACTTCTAAAACAGGGAATGAAAGCTACATTGGTCTGCGGTCTGGAATGTGCTGTGTtgtctcctggagctgggacCAGTGTCTAGTAGTTTCTCTTAAATAGTATGGTTTTTGAGAGCATGGCAAGACAGGAAGCAGTTCAGTGTATAAATAGCCAGGGAAAGACAATCTTACGCTACTTGAGCTTAGAGCCTGGCAGTTTATAGTTCATGCTGGGACTGTCCTTTTTTTAGCCTGTTCCTCAGCCTTTTTTCACCTGCACGGTGAGAGACTGTACCTTGGGACTACAATTGTAATAGCTTTTGCATCATTCCACTTTCAAGTTTTACTGTAGGTTCCTACAAGCTTGGAGGATGTTTACACATGAAACAAGCTAGAGAACTTTAGTTAAACCCCATGTGAGCAAGTAGCTTTTCCTTGCTATAAAGTCCAAGCAGTAGCTGCCCACAATGTACTCCTGGCATGGAGTTTGGCTTTATGGAATTCTTTTTGTGAATGAAACAAAACCCAGCCTGAATCTTCACTCCAACTGTGGAAACTACACCCAGCCACAGGAATGCTAGCATCTGCCACCACCCAAAGGCTGTGAATAGTAAATCTCAAAGGTGCCAAAGCAAATAGCTTAATTCTAGAGCATGTGAGAGGAGGGAGAGATTATTGAAGGCTTCTGGTATCTTATTGAATTGGTTGCCAAAAAGCACCTCAAATCTAGCAATGCCTCCTCAGCACTCATCTGTATCTTGAATGCCTGAAGCCAATGGTGAGCTCATGCATCCAGCTGGTGAGATTCTCACCTGAGACCTGAAAGACATAAGATTAGTTTCTCTAAAATGCAACAGGAAATGAATGAGAAGTGCTCTAAATTAATCATATTGTGCAATTCATGCTCCAGGtctttccctgtgcctcagtgttCAGAATAAAGACTCCAAGAACAAGCATAGTTTAACTCTTAGCTTTACACTGGAACAGTGTCAGATGAAAAGCTCCTTGCCATCAGTAGGAGAAAAGATGGTGTCTGGGCAGGCATAGCCTctgggggcgggtgggggaggaggcactACTTGAACCATGAGAGGGGGGTCCCAGAGCTGACAGGATGCCAAGGGTATTAAAAACAGGAAGTATGATTGTGTAGGCTGCCTTCTGACTTCCAGGAAGTGTCACTCCCCAGAGTTGTTTTCATTtataaacagtgtgtgtgtgtgtgctttataATAGTCTACCTAAATGTATTATCTTCTCTTTCATGGTTGGTTCATGTATCTCTGGAAGCAGTGGGTATATTACATGAGTTAGATAGAAGAAAGGTACTATCAGCCTGTCAGTGCCCAGTTATCTGACTGCTGCTTTGGGGATCCATTGAAAATCACCACCTGGTACCCTTTCAGACAGTAAGCATCAAGAATCACATGGTGAGAAGTGTTTTCTGCCATATACAAACCGCATCTGAAATCAAACCATTGGATTAATGCAGCATTTGGGTCAGTCCTGCTGGTGAACATTCAGCTCAAGTGACATGTCACTTAGCAGTACAGACAGCTGGCAAACAACTCACTTCAGTGTTTTCTCCCCCAGACACTGGTTTAATGATCaaaaaataaacttcagtttCCTTCAATTGTTGTGAAAGACTGATGTTTTTAGAAAAGATGGCTTGTGGTTTCTATTAGTACCTGCATCCTAAACTAAGGATTCAGCACTAGAAAAGTTGAGAGCTGTGGGTTTCCATTAGTGCAGCTTTGCTAACTGTAGCAATAATGGAAGTTATGGTGTGAGCATGGTTAGATGAGTGATACAAACAGCTCTGTCTACAGCTTCCACCATTGCCACCAGTTGTGGAACTGCGCTAGTGGTGAAGTATGGGCCTAGCTTTGCCAGTGCAGATAGAGCCTGCAGGGAGCACTGGCAGGGACGTAACCATCTTTCCTTCAGCCTTTAAAAGTGCATTTCATAAAACTGACTTTTTCCAGGACCTGCTCTGATGATGGCTAGAGAACCTCCAGACTTCTTTCCAGGGCTTTGACAAATTCTGCTTCTAAAACTCCACTTTCCTCCCTCCATTAAGCTGCAGGTCTAATGTCGAACTGTATGGTCACCATCCAGATCCCCTCAGGATCTTGCTGTAGCCCCCCAACAAAGAAAGAAGTTAggattagaggtttttaaggccaggggTAGGTGAAAATAGAAGAGGAGATCAAGGTAATCTTGACACCTTTTAAAGGAGGTTTAACTAATTTTTTTGCTATGGAGTGTTACTTTAAAGGTTATTCTCACTATCCTA
This sequence is a window from Chelonoidis abingdonii isolate Lonesome George chromosome 7, CheloAbing_2.0, whole genome shotgun sequence. Protein-coding genes within it:
- the STX6 gene encoding syntaxin-6, with translation MSMEDPFFVVKGEVQKAVNTAQGLFQRWMELLQDPSTATREEVDWTTNELRNNLRSIEWDLEDLDETISIVEANPRKFNLDAAELGVRKAFITSTRQVVREMKDQMSNSSVQALSERKNRKALLGESGGQSWSSGSDRYGVLDRELQLANSHFIEEQQAQQQLIVEQQDEQLELVSGSIGVLKNMSQRIGGELEEQAVMLDDFSHELDNTQSRLDNVMKKLAKVSHMTSDRRQWCAIIILFVILLVVLILFFVL